A section of the Salminus brasiliensis chromosome 10, fSalBra1.hap2, whole genome shotgun sequence genome encodes:
- the LOC140564134 gene encoding tyrosine-protein kinase Src42A isoform X1 — MGNCGCSCKCCCLPCSQEEQKNQKLRRVTSVVDFHCRTLKDLKLNKGDILEVIEETQHWLYVRKRTAKGNKQNEFMEEKGYVPKDFVKPVDSLEAKPWYFENINKRIEAKRCLLRPENNKGAFLVWRSSENNYFYLSVKNEPYVRHYKIREGEAGKQFYLVSQKTFQTLAELVGHYSKHLDGLCTRLNVPCVMLDRPSLPSLSYDAEWEVDRSSLAKVEKLGSGEFAEVWHGVWNNNIDVAIKEFRVISPEIQTEIKIMKEFQHERLLKLYGVCTVSEPFCLITELMRNGSLKKYLISHRERKDIAFSLMIDFAVQVTEGMAYLESKNIVHRDLRADNILLTDMQFCKIADFGLAEFTLPGDRESSSAVKVPIKWMAPEIFDDKVYTSKCDVWSFGILLTEIITYGKDPYPDQDKMTCIQAVKRGYRMEQPPECPPTLYDIMLLCWRTNPEERPGFTALQEKLMALISEPVSELEQDFVDVEIN, encoded by the exons ATGGGCAACTGTGGATGCTCTTGTAAATGTTGCTGTTTGCCGTGCTCAcaagaagaacaaaaaaatcaaaagcTTCGCAGAGTGACTTCAGTCGTTGATTTCCACTGCCGTACCCTGAAAGACCTGAAGCTCAACAAAGGGGATATACTGGAAGTGATTGAGGAAACCCAACACTGGCTGTATGTGAGGAAACGCACAGCAAAGGGTAACAAGCAGAACGAATTTATGGAGGAAAAGGGCTACGTACCCAAAGACTTTGTGAAACCAGTGGACAGTTTGGAGGCAAAGCC ATGGTATTTTGAAAACATCAACAAACGGATTGAGGCCAAGAGATGTCTGCTGAGACCGGAAAACAACAAGGGTGCGTTTCTTGTGTGGAGAAGTTCAGAGAATAATTATTTCTACCTGTCAG TAAAGAATGAGCCGTATGTAAGACACTACAAAATCAGGGAGGGAGAAGCTGGGAAGCAGTTTTACCTTGTGAGTCAGAAAACATTCCAGACTCTGGCTGAGTTAGTGGGCCACTATTCCAAGCATCTGGATGGACTCTGTACACGCCTCAACGTTCCTTGTGTTATG CTGGACAGACCATCCCTTCCCAGCTTGTCGTATGATGCAGAGTGGGAAGTGGACAGAAGCTCACTGGCCAAAGTGGAGAAGCTTGGCAGCGGGGAATTTGCGGAAGTATGGCATGGCGTGTGGAACAATAACATAGATGTAGCCATTAAAGAATTTCGag TCATTAGTCCGGAAATCCAAACAGAGATAAAGATCATGAAGGAGTTTCAGCATGAACGCTTGCTGAAGCTGTATGGAGTGTGTACGGTCAGCGAGCCCTTCTGTCTCATCACAGAGCTCATGAGAAATGGAAGTTTGAAGAAATATCTCATCA GCCACAGGGAGAGGAAAGATATTGCATTTTCCCTCATGATTGATTTTGCAGTGCAG GTGACAGAAGGGATGGCATACCTGGAGAGTAAGAACATAGTTCACAGAGACCTGAGAGCTGATAACATCCTACTCACTGATATGCAGTTCTGTAAGATAGCAGATTTTGGACTTGCTGAGTTTACTTTGCCGGGAGACCGGGAAAGTTCTTCAG cagtaaaagTTCCAATAAAATGGATGGCACCAGAAATCTTTGACGACAAGGTATATACGAGCAAGTGTGACGTCTGGTCTTTCGGGATCCTCCTGACTGAAATCATCACATATGGAAAAGACCCATACCCAG ATCAAGACAAAATGACTTGCATTCAGGCCGTTAAGCGAGGATACAGGATGGAGCAGCCACCAGAATGCCCTCCTACACTGTATGACATCATGTTGCTCTGCTGGAGAACCAACCCTGAGGAGAGACCTGGGTTTACAGCGCTTCAGGAGAAGTTAATGGCTCTTATTTCTGAACCGGTCTCTGAGCTGGAGCAGGACTTTGTTGATGTAGAGATAAACTGA
- the LOC140564134 gene encoding tyrosine-protein kinase Src42A isoform X2 — MGNCGCSCKCCCLPCSQEEQKNQKLRRVTSVVDFHCRTLKDLKLNKGDILEVIEETQHWLYVRKRTAKGNKQNEFMEEKGYVPKDFVKPVDSLEAKPWYFENINKRIEAKRCLLRPENNKGAFLVWRSSENNYFYLSVKNEPYVRHYKIREGEAGKQFYLVSQKTFQTLAELVGHYSKHLDGLCTRLNVPCVMLDRPSLPSLSYDAEWEVDRSSLAKVEKLGSGEFAEVWHGVWNNNIDVAIKEFRVISPEIQTEIKIMKEFQHERLLKLYGVCTVSEPFCLITELMRNGSLKKYLISHRERKDIAFSLMIDFAVQVTEGMAYLESKNIVHRDLRADNILLTDMQFCKIADFGLAEFTLPGDRESSSVKVPIKWMAPEIFDDKVYTSKCDVWSFGILLTEIITYGKDPYPDQDKMTCIQAVKRGYRMEQPPECPPTLYDIMLLCWRTNPEERPGFTALQEKLMALISEPVSELEQDFVDVEIN, encoded by the exons ATGGGCAACTGTGGATGCTCTTGTAAATGTTGCTGTTTGCCGTGCTCAcaagaagaacaaaaaaatcaaaagcTTCGCAGAGTGACTTCAGTCGTTGATTTCCACTGCCGTACCCTGAAAGACCTGAAGCTCAACAAAGGGGATATACTGGAAGTGATTGAGGAAACCCAACACTGGCTGTATGTGAGGAAACGCACAGCAAAGGGTAACAAGCAGAACGAATTTATGGAGGAAAAGGGCTACGTACCCAAAGACTTTGTGAAACCAGTGGACAGTTTGGAGGCAAAGCC ATGGTATTTTGAAAACATCAACAAACGGATTGAGGCCAAGAGATGTCTGCTGAGACCGGAAAACAACAAGGGTGCGTTTCTTGTGTGGAGAAGTTCAGAGAATAATTATTTCTACCTGTCAG TAAAGAATGAGCCGTATGTAAGACACTACAAAATCAGGGAGGGAGAAGCTGGGAAGCAGTTTTACCTTGTGAGTCAGAAAACATTCCAGACTCTGGCTGAGTTAGTGGGCCACTATTCCAAGCATCTGGATGGACTCTGTACACGCCTCAACGTTCCTTGTGTTATG CTGGACAGACCATCCCTTCCCAGCTTGTCGTATGATGCAGAGTGGGAAGTGGACAGAAGCTCACTGGCCAAAGTGGAGAAGCTTGGCAGCGGGGAATTTGCGGAAGTATGGCATGGCGTGTGGAACAATAACATAGATGTAGCCATTAAAGAATTTCGag TCATTAGTCCGGAAATCCAAACAGAGATAAAGATCATGAAGGAGTTTCAGCATGAACGCTTGCTGAAGCTGTATGGAGTGTGTACGGTCAGCGAGCCCTTCTGTCTCATCACAGAGCTCATGAGAAATGGAAGTTTGAAGAAATATCTCATCA GCCACAGGGAGAGGAAAGATATTGCATTTTCCCTCATGATTGATTTTGCAGTGCAG GTGACAGAAGGGATGGCATACCTGGAGAGTAAGAACATAGTTCACAGAGACCTGAGAGCTGATAACATCCTACTCACTGATATGCAGTTCTGTAAGATAGCAGATTTTGGACTTGCTGAGTTTACTTTGCCGGGAGACCGGGAAAGTTCTTCAG taaaagTTCCAATAAAATGGATGGCACCAGAAATCTTTGACGACAAGGTATATACGAGCAAGTGTGACGTCTGGTCTTTCGGGATCCTCCTGACTGAAATCATCACATATGGAAAAGACCCATACCCAG ATCAAGACAAAATGACTTGCATTCAGGCCGTTAAGCGAGGATACAGGATGGAGCAGCCACCAGAATGCCCTCCTACACTGTATGACATCATGTTGCTCTGCTGGAGAACCAACCCTGAGGAGAGACCTGGGTTTACAGCGCTTCAGGAGAAGTTAATGGCTCTTATTTCTGAACCGGTCTCTGAGCTGGAGCAGGACTTTGTTGATGTAGAGATAAACTGA
- the gckr gene encoding glucokinase regulatory protein yields the protein MLHWEQSGYEPSLPITEKSNPITTDIDRADPKEIVQMLQKCDAEIFEGTLHEDSMYQKLNSCSVIQTMVDISKRVEMILKDPENGLIVLSGCGTSGRIAFLLATSFNRWLAALHEKQIYSYIIAGGDKALLTSQEAPEDNPSLGALMLDKACSDKKHVLFIGISCGLSAPFVAGQLDFCLNNLEVFTPVLIGFNPVCMARTEPMRDFPFHFRKVAERMSEMQKHQRAFVLNPAVGPEAVTGSSRMKGGSATKVMLEIVLLTGHEAVYSKKTITPDGVSALVKMYEKAHEVTYSQSNNLAALVQKAGVSLQEKGHVYYLGWQTLGIIGIIDASECIPTFGAGFEDIRGFISRGFSEMNNKEGDLSSVGPHFFISHKDFVNTFLPCLSGNDMVIFLFSVNDNLNEVSELAKCVGQNTSNLHALIHDFEGHCVPESFRALFMTALSITWPSSLYKQCSVLMNQHWELSTKWCLNAISTGAHILKGKVYKNYMIDLRVTNSKLYRRAIRMLQRFTNSTQRQSETALLKSIYDVEELTEEISSTDVTQHTLAANQKDQVVPTALVILQSGCSLAEAKSHLDAHPVIRDAVAACLRLS from the exons ATGCTACATTGGGAG CAATCAGGTTATGAGCCGTCCTTACCCATCACAGAGAAATCAAATCCAATCACCACAGATATTGATAGAGCAGACCCCAAAGAAATTGTACAAATGCTGCAAAAATGTGATGCAGAGATCTTTGAGGGAACATTGCATGAAGACTCCATGTATCAG AAACTGAACAGCTGTTCCGTGATCCAAACAATGGTGGATATTTCCAAGAGAGTGGAAATGATTCTCAAG GATCCAGAAAACGGTCTGATTGTCCTGAGTGGATGTGGGACCTCAGGTCGCATTGCATTTCTTTTGGCG ACATCCTTTAACAGATGGCTTGCTGCTCTTCATGAAAAGCAAATCTATTCTTACATCATTGCTGGGGGTGACAA ggCCCTGCTGACATCACAGGAGGCTCCAGAGGACAACCCCTCGCTGGGAGCACTCATGCTGGACAAG gcttgtTCAGACAAAAAGCACGTCCTCTTCATTGGAATATCCTGTGGTTTGTCT GCTCCTTTTGTTGCTGGCCAGCTCGACTTTTGTCTGAACAATCTGGAGGTCTTCACTCCAGTGCTGATTGGATTTAATCCTGTGTGCATGGCTCG GACTGAGCCCATGAGGGACTTTCCATTTCACTTCAGGAAGGTTGCAGAGAGAATGAGCGAAATGCAGAAACACCAAAGGGCCTTTGTGCTCAATCCAGCAGTGGGG CCTGAAGCTGTAACTGGATCTTCAAGAATGAAAGGAGGAAGTGCCACGAAGGTAATGCTGGAAATTGTTCTTCTGACAGGACATGAAGCTGTTTACAGTAAGAAAACAATAACTCCTGA TGGTGTGTCGGCTTTGGTCAAAATGTATGAGAAAGCTCATGAAGTCACGTACTCACAGAGTAATAATCTGGCAGCCCTGGTTCAGAAAGCTGGAGTAAG CCTGCAAGAAAAAGGACACGTGTATTACCTTGGATGGCAAACCCTAGGCATTATTGGGATTATCGACGCCAGTGAATGCATTCCAACATTTGGAGCAG GCTTTGAAGATATCAGAGGCTTTATTAGCAGAGGCTTCAGTGAAATGAACAACAAAGAGGGAGATCTGTCATCTGTG GGACCACATTTCTTCATCAGCCACAAGGACTTTGTGAACACCTTTTTACCCTGCCTGAGTGGCAATGACATGGTGATATTTCTCTTCAGTGTAAATG ACAACCTGAATGAGGTGTCTGAGTTGGCCAAGTGTGTAGGACAAAATACATCAAACCTCCATGCACTCATCCATGACTTTGAAGGACACTGTGTTCCA GAAAGCTTTAGGGCCCTGTTTATGACTGCCCTCAGCATCACATGGCCCTCTTCCTTATACAAGCAGTGCTCTGTCCTAATG AACCAGCACTGGGAGCTTTCTACCAAATGGTGCCTTAATGCGATCAGCACAGGTGCCCATATCTTAAAGGGAAAAGTGTACAAGAATTACATGATAGACCTTAGAGTTACTAACAGCAAACTCTACAGAAGAGCCATTCGAATGTTACAG AGGTTCACGAATAGCACACAAAGACAGAGTGAAACAGCTCTGCTGAAATCTATCTATGATGTGGAGGAGCTGACTGAGGAGATAAGCTCAACAGAtgtcacacaacacacacttgcGGCTAACCAAAAGGACCAG GTTGTTCCCACTGCACTGGTGATACTACAGTCTGGCTGCTCACTTGCTGAGGCTAAATCTCACTTAGATGCTCACCCAGTGATTCGAGACGCAGTGGCTGCCTGCCTGAGGTTGTCTTAA
- the fndc4b gene encoding fibronectin type III domain-containing protein 4 translates to MRTVSWVLFLCSCFCFAGANRPAAPVNVSVTLLRTHSPTVSWNIPEGEAVIGYAISLQRQDGLMQRFIREVNTTSRACVLWDLDENTDYIIQVQSIGLHGESQASKRVHFRTLEKSEHFQANLVAQGDPSVEGLDISRSLLTEEMVIIITVLLMWAAVIALFCRQYDIIKDNDSSNHSKEKTKPLSVHSTPDYRNGGLLGSKFQRTPSSVSIIKV, encoded by the exons ATGAGGACTGTGAGCTGGGTCCTGTTTCTCTGCAGCTGCTTCTGCTTTGCTGGAGCGA ATCGGCCTGCTGCTCCTGTCAATGTATCTGTCACTCTCCTGAGGACACATTCACCCACTGTGTCCTGGAACATCCCAGAGGGAGAAGCTGTAATTGGTTATGCCATCTCACTACAG AGGCAGGATGGCCTAATGCAGCGGTTCATCAGAGAAGTTAATACCACCAGTCGCGCCTGTGTGCTATGGGACCTTGATGAAAACACAGATTACATTATTCAGGTCCAGTCCATCGGACTGCATGGAGAGAGTCAAGCCAGCAAGAGGGTTCATTTTCGAACTCTTGAGAAATCAGAGCATTTTCAGGCTAACCTGGTGGCTCAAG GTGACCCATCAGTAGAAGGTCTAGACATTTCCAGAAGCCTTCTGACTGAAGAAATGGTTATCATCATAACTGTTCTACTAATGTGGGCAG CTGTGATTGCTCTATTCTGTAGGCAGTACGATATTATCAAAGACAATGACTCCAGCAACCACAGCAAGGAGAAGACGAAACCACTCTCTGTACACAGCACCCCAGACTACCGCAATGGGGGTCTGCTGGGGAGCAAG ttccagagaacaccttcATCAGTTAGCATCATCAAGGTCTGA